Below is a genomic region from Anopheles cruzii unplaced genomic scaffold, idAnoCruzAS_RS32_06 scaffold00843_ctg1, whole genome shotgun sequence.
AGCACGGCCGTGTCTCCGTGTTCGTTGTCACTCTCGTGGTACTGCACATCAATAATTTTGTACGGATTAACGGGTGACCCGGCGTTGGTTTCGCGCTCGTTCACTGCTTCACTGTCCTCCACCGGATCGTCGGTGTCCAGCGTGACCGAGgggcgcaccgccgccgccgctcgcaTCGTTCTCCGTGGGGCCTGTCCATGGGCATCCTTCGTTAGTTGACAAACTGCACAGAGTGACGATCCTTTTCCCACCAACGATCTCTTAATCGTTCGCTCGCATCTCGCGCAACGTCGTACATCGTTCCCTACCATCAAGGTTCGCGGATCGTTCCCTGCTCCGGTCCGCTTACAGTTTGCGCAATGTTTCCGATCCGTTGCTTTTGGGTGGTGTTTCGTCGGCGGCAGTGGAAGGAACGATCGGTCGATATCACCCCGGCAGGTCTTGCAGAACTGGTACCGATGGTTGGCAGGAAACGGAGCATTGATTGTGGTTTCACTGGAAGATTCATAATCCTGCTCGGACGACAGCCCGGATGAGTAGGCCGCTCCGACCCCGCTGGCAAATGCAGGGGGAGCATTAAACTTTTCGTTCTGAGCCGAGTTACTAAAATATCGATAAACCTTGGTGCGCTCGTCGCCGGATGACAGTGAGTTTGGTGCTAGAGCAGCCGCTTTGGCCGCGGGTCCGCCCCCGGCAGCCGCCGTCGATTTGACGCCGTTTTccgaaaacgctttccgctGACCGTCGTACGGGTTAAACAGTTTGTGATCGTTCTCCAggttggccagcagctgcagccggcGGATGTGATTTTGCTCGTTGGCAATTCGTAGCTTTTCGCTGCGAA
It encodes:
- the LOC128276281 gene encoding uncharacterized protein LOC128276281; amino-acid sequence: RLEQQLKTMQLEEQLEHERVRSEKLRIANEQNHIRRLQLLANLENDHKLFNPYDGQRKAFSENGVKSTAAAGGGPAAKAAALAPNSLSSGDERTKVYRYFSNSAQNEKFNAPPAFASGVGAAYSSGLSSEQDYESSSETTINAPFPANHRYQFCKTCRGDIDRSFLPLPPTKHHPKATDRKHCANCKRTGAGNDPRTLMVGNDVRRCARCERTIKRSLVGKGSSLCAVCQLTKDAHGQAPRRTMRAAAAVRPSVTLDTDDPVEDSEAVNERETNAGSPVNPYKIIDVQYHESDNEHGDTAVLNPVIVKQNYRQPPYSLNISENSLFHPNKSAPEPVLSVNVRNGEVFVDSKLRSRPASPVRQPVRDERDDESSSALGDDLLDERIAKYVRHYNTLWMKRGHGRKQNTHVSHSPARRSHHHQPQQPTCDHHQAMAKNFASGSTLPSLSPPKVYVSDRPEKMKSDGLKLVEKKWEIPAVERTKVNNTGSTRVLTQLGAIRKQLQLEQLQMDGPSSYKKNY